The Maridesulfovibrio hydrothermalis AM13 = DSM 14728 DNA window CTGGACAAATTTCAGCCCATGCTGATGGATGACGGTATTCAGATCATCAACTCATCCCTCGTGGATAAAGAGCTGGTCGATACAACCCGTGTAAAATCCTACTTCGTGCCTTGCAACGATATTGCTGATAAAATCGGCAACACACGCATGGCAAACATGGTCGCTCTTGGAGCCTTCATCAAGGCTACAGAAGTCATGGATCTTAAGGCAGTCATCGACTCCCTTGAAAACGTGATCTCCGCCCACTACAGCCACCTCATCCCCAAGAACGCCGAAGCACTGCAAGCAGGAGCTGACGCGATCTAATCTTTAAATTCGGCTGCATGGCTCCGGCTTTAAAACCGAATTAATAAATGCTACTTAGAACCCGTGTGAAAGTTTTACTTTTGCACGGGTCTTTTTATATAACAAAGACAGCATCCGGCTACTCAAACAAATATTTTATTACATTAGGAATAAAACAAAACTGCACATTTTTTATGCAATGCAAGTTCGGCTTAAAATATAAGCTTGGTAAAAATACCCATTACTTCGATTGGTTATCTATTAAATCAGTCGTTTTTAAGCGCTTAAATTTTAAAATCGGACATGTACTCTACAATCAAACACAATGTCCCTCAGGAGGGCGATATGAACGTTTTCCAGCCTGACAAACTTTTCGGTATAATAGGCCACCCTCTGGGGCACACTATGAGTCCTTTACTGCACAATTGGGGCTTTGCGCAGCAAAATATCCGTGCAGTTTATATGGCATGGCCCACTCAACCGGAAAGTATTGAAAATTTTATGCACACCTTTCGCACTCTGCCCGTTTCAGGGGCAAGCGTGACCATCCCGCACAAGATTTCTGTAATGGACTACATAGATAAGCTGACTGACCGCGCAAAAGCCATCGGAGCAGTGAACACACTCTACTGGCGCAATGATCAAGTCATCGGAGACAATACCGATACCGCCGGAGTGTCGGAACCGCTGCGACCTCACTGTGCTCAGGTAAAAAAAGCACTGCTGATCGGAGCAGGCGGGGCTTCACGCGCAGCAATAGTCGGACTCCAGAGCCTGCAAATAGAAGAAATTCACATCACCAACCGCACACAATCCAAAGCTGGTGATCTCGCTGAAGAATTCAATGTATCAACTGTTGATTGGGACAATCGCGGCGATCAGCATTATGATCTGATCGTAAACTCGACCTCACTTGGCATGTCTGGCAAGCTCGAAAAAATCAACCCCATGATCTTGGATAATCAAGACGCGAACACCATAGTCTACGACTTGGTCTACAACCCTCTGGAAACAGTTTTGCTCCGGGAAGCAGCCGCAAGAAAATGCAAAACAATACACGGCATTGAAATGTTTCTGCATCAAGGTCTGGCACAGTTTAAAATATGGACCGGATATGACTTAGACGAAACGGCTGCAAGAAAATTATTACTCAGCCGTCTGTAAAATTAAAGTCCTTGATTAAACTTCAATGCCGCTGCGGAGTAAAATATATAAAAAATCCTTGTTAGCGGAGCCAAAATATAAGCTTGCAGAATAAATATGCGGCCCACGTATGGGTAAACGAAGATTTTTTATAAAAATCAACCTATACAAATGGACTTCACATTTACAAATTCACGGATGCCGTAGGTTGATAACTCCCTGCCATAGCCGGAATTCTTGATTCCACCGAAAGGCAGAGGGGGCCGGCTGCTTACACGTCCGTTCAGATATACAAGACCGGCCTCGATCCGGCGCGCAAGCTTTAATCCTTTTTCTTCATCCTGAGTCCATACTGAGCCGCCCAGACCGAAGCAGCTGTCATTTGCCATTTCCATAGCCTGATCATCATCCTCAGCGCGAAAGACCAACGCTACCGGACCAAAGAACTCCTCCCGGCTGACATCGGCATCAAATGACATATCTTGAATAATTGTAGGAGGATAGTAAGCACCATCGGATTCAGGAATCAGTCCTCCAAGCCGAATCTTCCCGCCGGCTGAAATTGACCGTTGAACCTGATCATGAATATCTTCTCGAAATTGAAATGAGGCCATAGGCCCCATGACAGTTTCGCTGTCAAACGGATCACCCATTTTGATGGATTCC harbors:
- a CDS encoding 2-oxoacid:acceptor oxidoreductase family protein — protein: MSKYLDSIIAGFGGQGVMLIGNLLAYSGMNTGLNVTYIPVYGPEMRGGTANCTVVLSEDEIGSPIIRSPHSLIIMNRPSLDKFQPMLMDDGIQIINSSLVDKELVDTTRVKSYFVPCNDIADKIGNTRMANMVALGAFIKATEVMDLKAVIDSLENVISAHYSHLIPKNAEALQAGADAI
- the aroE gene encoding shikimate dehydrogenase; its protein translation is MNVFQPDKLFGIIGHPLGHTMSPLLHNWGFAQQNIRAVYMAWPTQPESIENFMHTFRTLPVSGASVTIPHKISVMDYIDKLTDRAKAIGAVNTLYWRNDQVIGDNTDTAGVSEPLRPHCAQVKKALLIGAGGASRAAIVGLQSLQIEEIHITNRTQSKAGDLAEEFNVSTVDWDNRGDQHYDLIVNSTSLGMSGKLEKINPMILDNQDANTIVYDLVYNPLETVLLREAAARKCKTIHGIEMFLHQGLAQFKIWTGYDLDETAARKLLLSRL